Proteins found in one Microcella daejeonensis genomic segment:
- a CDS encoding ribose-phosphate diphosphokinase, with product MASIKITGQKKLVLVTGRAHPELAHQIAAELETDVVHTDARTFANGEIYARYDESVRGCDAFVIQSHARPINEALMEQLIMVDALKRASAKRITVVAPFYPYSRQDKKGRGREPISARLVADLFKAAGADRIMSVDLHAAQIQGFFDGPVDHLFAMPVLLEHFQKQLDASTLTVVSPDMGRVRVADIWSDKLGAPLAIIHKRRDPLVPNQVSVHEIVGDVKGRVCLLVDDMIDTGRTIVKAAEALKKAGATGVVVAATHAIFSDPAFDILQAEAIDRVVVTDTLPVPADKRWDRLTVLPIAPLIARAIHEVFDDGSVTSMFDGAA from the coding sequence ATGGCCAGCATCAAGATCACCGGCCAGAAGAAGCTCGTGCTCGTCACGGGTCGCGCCCACCCCGAGCTCGCTCACCAGATCGCGGCCGAGCTCGAGACCGACGTCGTGCACACCGACGCCCGCACCTTCGCCAACGGCGAGATCTACGCGCGCTACGACGAGAGCGTGCGCGGCTGCGACGCCTTCGTCATCCAGTCCCACGCGCGGCCCATCAACGAGGCGCTCATGGAGCAGCTCATCATGGTGGATGCCCTCAAGCGGGCCTCGGCGAAGCGCATCACCGTCGTGGCCCCGTTCTACCCCTACTCGCGTCAGGACAAGAAGGGGCGGGGTCGCGAGCCGATCTCCGCCCGCCTCGTCGCCGACCTCTTCAAGGCCGCCGGCGCCGACCGCATCATGAGCGTCGACCTGCACGCCGCGCAGATCCAGGGATTCTTCGACGGCCCCGTCGACCACCTCTTCGCCATGCCGGTGCTGCTCGAGCACTTCCAGAAGCAGCTCGACGCCTCGACCCTCACGGTCGTCTCGCCCGACATGGGCCGCGTGCGCGTCGCCGACATCTGGAGCGACAAGCTCGGCGCCCCGCTCGCCATCATCCACAAGCGCCGCGACCCGCTGGTGCCGAACCAGGTCTCGGTGCACGAGATCGTCGGCGACGTGAAGGGCCGCGTCTGCCTGCTCGTCGACGACATGATCGACACCGGCCGCACCATCGTGAAGGCCGCCGAGGCGCTCAAGAAGGCCGGCGCCACCGGCGTCGTCGTCGCCGCGACCCACGCCATCTTCAGCGACCCGGCCTTCGACATCCTGCAGGCCGAGGCGATCGATCGCGTCGTCGTCACCGACACCCTGCCGGTGCCGGCCGACAAGCGCTGGGACCGCCTGACGGTGCTCCCCATCGCCCCGCTGATCGCCCGCGCCATCCACGAGGTCTTCGACGACGGCTCGGTCACCTCGATGTTCGACGGCGCGGCGTAA
- a CDS encoding L-serine ammonia-lyase: protein MSLPLSLRVPLAERAFISVLDLFKPGIGPSSSHTVGPLRAAAAFVAALPDLENVAQIECTLFGSLGSTGVGHGTPDAVLAGLAGHRAETVTRDDVQRARETADAGALPLDRRHPIALAADWLRFAPREIKPRHPNALTLVARDADGRELASETYYSIGGGFVEREGDVVAPGSGIVVPHRFDHADELLALCRETGLSISGLARENEAAVRTAADTDAALDRIWAAMSACIDAGLSSSGVLPGGLRVPRRAAAMAERLRSIQEANERDCTLEWLQAYAIAVNEENAAGGRVVTAPTNGAAGIIPAVLRHALDIIPSHQLPGGDAAEAARQFLLVAGVVGGLIKSNASISGAEAGCQGEVGSAASMAAAGFAHLLGGSTEQVENAAEIAMEHSLGLTCDPVAGLVQLPCIERNAIGAGHAVAAARMAMHGDGTHLISLDTVIRTMRQTGEDMSRKYKETSEGGLAVNYVEC from the coding sequence GTGAGCCTGCCCCTGAGTCTGCGCGTGCCCCTGGCCGAGCGCGCCTTCATCTCCGTGCTCGACCTGTTCAAGCCGGGCATCGGGCCGTCGAGCTCGCACACCGTCGGCCCGCTGCGCGCCGCTGCCGCCTTCGTCGCCGCGCTGCCCGACCTCGAGAACGTCGCCCAGATCGAGTGCACCCTCTTCGGCTCGCTCGGCTCCACCGGCGTCGGCCACGGCACCCCCGACGCCGTGCTCGCCGGCCTCGCCGGCCACCGCGCCGAGACCGTCACCCGCGACGACGTCCAACGGGCCCGCGAGACCGCCGACGCCGGAGCGCTGCCCCTCGACCGCCGTCACCCCATCGCGCTCGCTGCCGACTGGCTGCGCTTCGCCCCGCGCGAGATCAAGCCGCGCCACCCCAACGCCCTCACCCTCGTCGCGCGCGACGCCGATGGCCGCGAGCTCGCGAGCGAGACCTACTACTCGATCGGCGGAGGCTTCGTCGAGCGCGAGGGCGACGTCGTCGCACCCGGCTCGGGCATCGTCGTGCCGCACCGCTTCGACCACGCCGACGAGCTGCTGGCGCTGTGCCGCGAGACGGGGTTGAGCATCTCCGGCCTGGCGCGCGAGAACGAGGCCGCGGTGCGCACCGCCGCCGATACGGATGCCGCTCTCGACCGGATCTGGGCCGCGATGTCGGCGTGCATCGACGCCGGGCTGTCGAGCAGCGGCGTGCTGCCCGGGGGCCTGCGTGTTCCCCGCCGGGCTGCGGCCATGGCCGAGCGCCTGCGGAGCATCCAGGAGGCCAACGAGCGCGACTGCACCCTGGAGTGGCTGCAGGCCTACGCCATCGCCGTCAACGAGGAGAACGCGGCCGGCGGGCGCGTCGTCACGGCGCCGACGAACGGGGCGGCGGGCATCATCCCGGCGGTGCTGCGGCACGCGCTCGACATCATCCCGAGCCACCAGCTGCCGGGCGGGGATGCGGCCGAGGCGGCGCGGCAGTTCCTGCTCGTGGCGGGCGTCGTCGGAGGGCTCATCAAGTCGAACGCGAGCATCTCGGGCGCCGAGGCCGGCTGCCAGGGCGAGGTCGGCTCGGCGGCGTCCATGGCCGCCGCGGGCTTCGCGCACCTGCTCGGGGGCAGCACCGAGCAGGTCGAGAACGCCGCCGAGATCGCCATGGAGCACTCGCTCGGCCTCACCTGCGACCCCGTCGCCGGCCTCGTGCAGCTGCCCTGCATCGAGCGCAACGCCATCGGCGCAGGTCACGCCGTCGCCGCCGCGCGCATGGCCATGCACGGCGACGGCACGCACCTCATCTCGCTCGACACCGTCATCCGCACCATGCGGCAGACGGGGGAGGACATGTCGCGCAAGTACAAGGAGACCAGCGAGGGCGGGCTCGCCGTGAACTACGTGGAGTGCTGA
- a CDS encoding SRPBCC family protein — METVVVRQRIAATRAEAMTVAADLARLPEWASGFATSARPDPAEADVWLVDAPFGTVRARFQVDVERGILDHDVTMPDGALVHNRLRIEAAGDASEAVFTLVRQPGMSDAELAADEVAVRADLSRLAALCERMGG; from the coding sequence ATGGAGACGGTGGTCGTGCGGCAGCGCATCGCCGCGACCCGTGCCGAGGCGATGACCGTGGCCGCAGACCTCGCGCGGCTGCCCGAGTGGGCATCCGGCTTCGCGACCTCGGCGCGCCCCGACCCGGCCGAGGCCGACGTCTGGCTCGTCGACGCGCCGTTCGGCACCGTGCGGGCGCGGTTCCAGGTCGACGTCGAACGGGGCATCCTCGATCACGACGTCACGATGCCCGACGGCGCGCTCGTGCACAACCGCCTGCGCATCGAGGCCGCGGGTGACGCGAGCGAGGCCGTATTCACCCTCGTGCGCCAGCCCGGCATGTCCGACGCCGAGCTCGCCGCCGACGAGGTCGCCGTGCGCGCCGACCTGTCACGTCTCGCCGCCCTGTGCGAGAGGATGGGGGGATGA
- the glmU gene encoding bifunctional UDP-N-acetylglucosamine diphosphorylase/glucosamine-1-phosphate N-acetyltransferase GlmU codes for MTDPRLAVIVLAAGQGTRMKSRLPKVLHPLAGVPLIGHVLATARALEPAHVVAVVRHERDTVAAAILDLDADALIADQDEVPGTGRAVEAALDALPADFEGDVLVVSGDVPLLDAQTLAHLVAEHRTRSAAATVLSAVLDDATGYGRIVRAEDGGLDRIVEQKDASDAERALTEINSGTYVFTAAPLRSSLALVSTDNAAQEKYLTDVIGLLRGDGHGVAALPAGESWLVAGINDRVQLSDAAQRLNAMIVRGWQLAGVTISDPASVWIDRTVTLEADSEIQPGTQLKGATAVASGAVVGPDTTLVDTEVGEGARVSRTDATLAVVGAGASVGPFAYLRPGTVIGEKGKVGTFVETKNTTLGAGSKVPHLSYIGDTTVGEGSNIGAGTITANYDGVNKHKTVVGSHVRTGSHNVFVAPVRIGDGAYSGAGTVIRKNVAAGELALNVAPQRNLAGWVEKNRPGTAAAEAAAAAPPAADETPAP; via the coding sequence ATGACCGATCCCCGTCTCGCCGTCATCGTGCTCGCCGCCGGCCAGGGCACCCGCATGAAGTCGCGCCTGCCGAAGGTGCTGCACCCGCTCGCCGGCGTGCCCCTCATCGGCCACGTGCTCGCCACCGCCCGCGCGCTCGAGCCCGCCCACGTCGTCGCCGTCGTGCGGCACGAGCGCGACACCGTCGCCGCCGCCATCCTCGACCTCGACGCCGATGCGCTCATCGCCGATCAGGACGAGGTGCCGGGCACCGGCCGGGCCGTCGAAGCGGCGCTGGATGCCCTGCCCGCCGATTTCGAGGGAGACGTGCTGGTCGTCTCGGGCGACGTGCCGCTTCTCGATGCGCAGACGCTCGCGCACCTCGTCGCCGAGCACCGCACCCGGAGCGCCGCCGCTACCGTGCTCAGCGCCGTGCTCGACGACGCCACCGGCTACGGCCGCATCGTGCGCGCCGAGGACGGCGGGCTCGACCGCATCGTCGAGCAGAAGGACGCCTCCGACGCCGAGCGCGCCCTCACCGAGATCAACTCGGGCACCTACGTCTTCACCGCCGCCCCCCTGCGCAGCTCGCTCGCGCTCGTGTCGACCGACAACGCCGCGCAGGAGAAGTACCTCACCGACGTCATCGGCCTGCTGCGCGGCGACGGCCACGGGGTCGCCGCGCTCCCGGCGGGGGAGAGCTGGCTCGTCGCCGGCATCAACGACCGCGTGCAGCTGAGCGACGCCGCCCAGCGCCTCAACGCGATGATCGTGCGCGGCTGGCAGCTCGCCGGCGTCACCATCAGCGACCCGGCGAGCGTCTGGATCGACCGCACCGTCACCCTCGAGGCCGACAGCGAGATCCAGCCCGGAACCCAGTTGAAGGGGGCGACCGCGGTGGCCTCCGGCGCCGTCGTCGGCCCCGACACGACCCTCGTCGACACCGAGGTGGGGGAGGGCGCCCGCGTGAGCCGCACCGACGCGACGCTCGCGGTCGTGGGGGCGGGAGCATCCGTCGGCCCCTTCGCCTACCTGCGCCCCGGCACCGTCATCGGCGAGAAGGGCAAGGTCGGCACCTTCGTCGAGACGAAGAACACGACCCTCGGCGCGGGCAGCAAGGTGCCGCACCTGTCGTACATCGGCGACACCACCGTCGGCGAGGGCTCGAACATCGGCGCGGGCACCATCACGGCCAACTACGACGGCGTGAACAAGCACAAGACCGTCGTCGGATCGCACGTGCGCACCGGCTCGCACAACGTCTTCGTCGCCCCCGTTAGGATTGGGGACGGCGCCTACTCGGGTGCCGGCACCGTCATCCGCAAGAACGTCGCGGCGGGCGAGCTGGCGCTGAACGTGGCGCCGCAGCGCAACCTCGCCGGCTGGGTGGAGAAGAACCGGCCGGGCACCGCAGCGGCCGAGGCCGCAGCCGCCGCCCCGCCCGCGGCCGACGAGACTCCTGCGCCGTAA